Sequence from the Megalops cyprinoides isolate fMegCyp1 chromosome 4, fMegCyp1.pri, whole genome shotgun sequence genome:
GGTGATGGAGATCCCCAAAAATCAGGGCATTctagaaaaaatataaaacacctTTATTTTAATGGGCAGAGCACACAGATCGGCATGCTCTGGCAACAGCTTTTGTCAGGATAAAAAATACCAGCTCACGCAGACAAATATATACCCTTTTTCACTTACtgttaataaaagaaaatgacatccCGTGATGTACTGAAGTGACCAACACGTGTAGTTACCTAACAACACATGACTGGAAACTGGTCagcaaattatcagcacaaatatCAACACAATATGCATTCAGGCTATTCTACCTTTAAAGATAAGACTCAGATAGTTCCCTTTGAAGGAGGCCTTTAAGTCTATCCCCTCCTCCAGAAGATTGTTACCATATCATACATGACTTTGTATGCATATGCGTCAGTCATGTCCACAAAAGAACCTGTCCCTTTCAGCTGTTCTCCAGGATATGATGATGCATGCTACCTTTCCTTTGGAGGAAAATGTCAATACTGTTATCTGAAACGTGCTTGCACAGAAAACAGTCGTTGTTTGGTAGATCTTGTGTGAGGAACAGGTGTGTTGTACCTTCTCCTGAGATGCTGTGgccctgctgccctgctccaaAAGCACTCCAAAGTTGCAGAGCCAATGCACCTTGTCGCCCGCAGACACCAGGTTCTGGAGGTCAACGTGAGCTGAGCCCAAAGTCCTCCTGACAGGGGCTTCCTGGACCAGATCTATCTGCgactccttcttcttcttcttgtccttGGGCCTCTGATTTGAAACTGTGTTGCTTGCTGGACGTGCACTCTGCTGAgtcaaaatatatatacttgGTTAAATATATATCTGGTATCTGCCAACCACAAATATGTTATCATAATATCATGATAACAACAATAAGACAACAATATCAGCAAAATTACTGAAGGATCAGAAACCTATGCAGTAAGGCACCCTGTTGTTATCTTTCAGATTTTAGAAAAACAGTGATGAAGTCCAGATATTTTTTATGTGGAAAGATCATGAAATTTTACAGATTTGCAGAGGACAAAGCGCCATATCTGTTGAGGTTACAGTCATATTATTCAGCTACAAAatccaaaattaaattaaattaattaatctcAACTAAATGTTGAGATTaccaaaatgtcaaataaatcCATTGTTTGGTTTAGTTTatggataaataaatcaataaattatcTTTTATCATTCCGTGGGCAGTACTTTATCAGGTGAAACAGTATTTTATTCTGCATCTATAAGCAAACGCTGACCTCAGAACTCAGAATATGGGTGCATCAGTTTAGGGAAACAAACTAGGATACAAACTAGGATCCCGCACACCTTTGTTATCTGGGAAGGTTAACTGATAATAAtgcagtgtgggtgtgctttTTTTATCTCAGTCCATTAGGCCTGTAGGTAAGACAGTATTATCACTAGAGTCAGTCAAATTGCTGATATGGTTAAAAGGCCATACATTTTAAtctaaattctaaattaaattacacagtTTTGTGGGTTAAAGATTAAGTCCAAGGGTAATATCAGTTCAGGTAATTTTGTGTCAATAGTTCAGATCATTGCTTTCTGACTTGTTGGATTATATCATaatttttttgtacagtattcaaaaaaaaaaaaaacattaaactttGAACAAATATTTCTTGTATGATAAAAGACAGTTCCGTGATTTACACTTTTAACTTCAGCCATGTTGGTTACCTGTGACcttaattttttgtaaaatgtattaaaacatttaaaaatggcaggCTGATTTGCCAagaatatgaataatatatagTAGATAGTATCTTTCTAAATTTCTCAGATACAGATAAATTTCTAAGTAAATTTCTCAGATACaatttttttggtgaaaaaagaCCATGTTAGATGTAGacttttgttatgtttttggaAACATATGACCACCATAACCCAAGGTAACTACAATAAAGGCTAATATTATCTCTTTGTACATGTATGAGTAAACTGTGTACTTTGTCCTCATATTACTGAGTCATATTACTGAGTCTATTACTGACAATCAGTCTATTTGTTAGCTGGTTTCCATTTATTTGATTGCAAGTTAGACGTGATTGATTAATTATGGTTACAATTCTGTTATATAGGACAGATAGTTTCAGTTACTATACCTCTCTGAACAAAGACCATAAGACACGCAGATCACCACATGGTAGTTCTATCATTTCTGTCACAagatatttattgtattatcaTCTGAAACTGTATATCACAAATGCTCACAAAATATTACTTGGAGAAAGGTAGTgcactgtgtgcactgtgtctTTGGGTATTGAACGGTTTTATGAAGTGTTCATACATTTAACTGGGAACAAAGCCGTGCCCACCCAGCCTGATTATTTTGTAAGATTCCCATCCCAAATTTAATGTGAAGACTTCTTCTGAATCAGAGGGTccaataacattgtaaagaattgcAATAGCAAGGGAATTCAGGACATTGAACTAGAAATGCAAGACATGGCACCTTCTAGGATTCAAAACCTGCCGtaagcaaaataaacataatacatTATATAGAGGCAGAATGAAGAATGCAGAGGTAGCTGATGGAGACTCTTAAtaatatactgaaaaatgaGAGAATGGTATATTGAGAAGATGCAGGAGGGGCACACCTAGGGCAATTAAGATGACAGAAACCCATTCACTCTGTTGTGCAACGACTGTATCTAACCACCCCCCTTTCACAGTATGTATAAATGTTAATCCTTCCTTGCCATTGTTCCACATGCAACAGAGATTCGGTTGCTTCACTTTCTGCCCTCTGGGCAGTCTGTAGTGTTTCATGTCCATTGTACTCACTGCAAACATACAACAGGAATCATTTCTATCTAAAAGTGAACTACAGATTTATGTCAACATCCTGACCTTAATACTACAAAGGGGTTTTCAAGTCTCTGGCTAGTTAAGAATTACATTAACATCACATCTTTTAATTTCAGATGCAATCCAAATTAAATTCTGGTTATCCTTTGAATAACCCACATTAtactgcttcagtaaatctTATTTTGACATCACAGAACAGATGTCAGCCgccttgtatttttttttgttccattacTGACCTGTGGAATGCAACTGAATGTGTGACTGAACTTTAAGGAGTTCAACTGCATGAGAAACAAACCTTTTATTTTCCCAAGCCACCTCAACTTTGAGATAATTATGCATGGTTTTTCTGGGTGCACATCAGGAATCACATTTGTTGATTCTTCAAaatctttcagaaaaaaaaagaagtgatttTGTGTTTCAGGGGCTGTTTTGTGTTGTACCTCCTTTGCTGCAGCCTTCTTGTCAGTGGCAGCCTTTGCCCCTGAATTTTCTCCCACAGAGGCTGGCCAGGACAGAACCTATAAGCCAAAACCAGAGGAGTCAAcatctatctatccatccatctatctatctatctatctatctatctatcgaTCTATCTATCGATCTATCAGCCTCTTTTCTATGTTCTTGCTGtagtttttgaattatttactTGTCTACTTAATTGTTGCCTTTTATAGGACAgttcttaattttaaaaagtcacaccCATATCATGGATTCCATTCTCACATGactgatgtttcattttatgttcCGGGGTCTTGTcacagaaatacaaagaaacTGCAGCCCCATATCTGGTCCAGGAGGACAATGGCATTGGCATCTCTGAGCAAAGCTGGTGGGAAATGTCCGTCTTGGAATGTGACTGCAGTGGTGTCCATGCAGCCCTACCTTTTCCTCCTCCACCGTCACGTGCAGCCCCTGAAGGAAGAAGCTCTTGAGGATGGCCAGATCTCTGACATGGTGGACTCTTGTGTGGTCACACTCAATCACCTCTGCCCAAGGCAGCTTGGGGGTGCTGTTTGCTGTCACTGCAGGGAACAAAGAGAGAAGCCTGGGTTACACAGCTTTCCCCAGCTCAACAAAGAAGGACTACAGACATCCGCTGCTGCCTAACATGCTGTGAACCTTTTACACTTTGGAAAATGGAAGACATGTCTCACAGACTCTTCATAGAGGGAGATTcagttgttttcattaaattaacaGTACAGTGACTGTTTACAGTTAGTAGGATGTTAAACTCAGAACGAAATATGATCAATTGAGTCTTAAGCTTTCTGAATTGATAGACTGAACACTAGTAAATAAAAACTCTTGTGTCAGCCAGATTGACAAATTGTGGTGGTTATGCACCTGGATGCACTAATActatatacaaaaataacagGTAAGGCCCTTCAGTAAATTAAGAAGAGGAAATGAATAGCCCGGAGCAGCTTTCAAAAGTGAAGGTCTGGCTGGACTAGAGAgtagtaaagtaaagtaaaattaaagtaaaagaAATTAGAGCACTAAATCAGATTTCTTACACTTCTTCTACTCCCCTTTggtttcatgtcatttttgtgtaaaGACATTTTGGCTGCATTTCAAGGGATTATTTTTAGTGAGATTGAGAAAAAGGCACTtcaggctttttaaaattattattatttttatcaataCAGGGAATGGAGGGGAATCTTTAATGACAATAAGGAAATTGTTGGCCAAAAGCAGAAACTGAACATTGCCCTATGTGTTTCCCATCCAGATGGAAAACTAATATTGAAATGGGCTGGTTCCAACACAGTGCGCAACATctgtttacacacaaacatgtggtGCTTGGAGGTGTACCCCCCGAAGCTGTGCCAGGGTGTGACAACAGTGTGTAAACAGAGAGTGGATGGAAGCTGTTGCTTACTGTGACCTCCAGGATCCACCAGCACATCCTGTAACCTGAGAACACAACTTCTCACAAAAACCTGTGCAACCCCGCACAAAGATGCTCACCATTGGCACAACAGAGGTTGTACTGTTTAAGATTGTGTAGAAAAAAGGCTGAGAGCCCTTTAACAGTACTAAATCCCACCGTGGCAATGTCTCTTATAattgcacttttgtaagttgttgtggataagaccatctgccaaatgactaaatgtggataataatgtaatgcaaatgtcaTCTGCAGCACAGCATAAGAATAAGGGAAACATTTGCGCCCTGGCAAACACAGGAACGTGAATGCCCCAttctttggttttgtttaaagctgtagcagcagtggcagtagcagcagcagcaatgatAACAAGTGGGACAGTAACAGTTTCATTACCTTGACATGCGTGATCTTTAAACTGCCCGCTGTCCTCTCTCCCAGCTGGGAGACCTGAGCTGGGTGCAGTATCACACCTTTCCCTCTCACAGTTCTTTCGTACCTCTTGGGTGGTGTCATACTGTTCCTCTGAATTTCTTGGAAGACTAGTGGGGTCTACATTCTCTTCAATGGCGACGGGCACCCCCAGATCAGTGAGGGGCACCGGGTCACCACCAGTCTGCAACAGAAGAATTCTCAGATCCTTTTCAGAGGTTGACCCTATCCCCAATGGGTGCTGTAGACAACTTAAAGAAAAGAATTGTGTGTCAAACagttacatttaataattttgcCTGGGTTGTGTAAGGGAAGTTCCAGGGCTGTGCAACAAAAATGCCATTGACTGAGTGAAACATGATATCCCTGGAGCAGGCTGAGAATTTGACCAGTCTGAATAGTAGATAAACATGAATATTGGCTGCCTTGTTTCCTGAGGGCTGTGGACTCAGAAATTCGTAGGTCACCAGATAGCTGTAGGTGACCACAGGGAACTCAGCTACGCTGTTGTCTGTTGTCAGAGAGGGGTCAGGTATCCCTCTGATCCTGTGCGCTGTGACTGTCACTACTGCCTCATCTGCAACCGCATCTGAAACACCAACCAGAGCTCACAGTGTTGACAGCTGCTTACAGACCACAGAGTAGCCTgtctacagcacagacagttaTTCTTAAATAtctattattacattacattacattacattcatttagcagatgcttttatcatgcttttatttatatattagttgaatgagcaacagtgtcagaccaggctaacaacacttccagaccagtgcGTGTGAGCATTATGATCTGACCTTTCTTTCTTTGAGACCTCTGTACACATCAACCAATCTAAAGTCAAGGCCCAAGTCTAACCTTTCTAGCCATTTCTGTACTTTTCACATTACTTAGGGAAATTAATCTCATAATCACAGCAATCCTATTCACATTTGTTTCCAAACAATTTTGAGCCCGTGGATTTAAAGTCTCGTACATCTCTGTAAAACCTGTTACAGTGATTGCTTGGAATTAAGTTTTTTTGACTTTAATTGCATGTGGCATGTCCTggggaattttaaaaaaacagtggcaGTAGAACCGAGGCATTGGTTGCATTGCAGCAGCGGCATTATAAAACCTTTTTACCCTTACACTATTTCCACAACTATAAGCAAGTTTCTGTGTACTGCCTGACATTCAGTTCTGGCGCTGGGTTTCTTGTTTCACTAAAAAAGGTGCACTGAAGCAGAAGGAACTATGCGTATAAAGGGGAAAAACGGaacactgtctctgtctgaaatgaatgaaggtGCCCAAACCTGCTGCTCAAATTATCCTGTTATTTGTACCTCACTAAGGCTGAAACTGAGGTCAATGCCCTACAGGTTTAGCTGAATTTAAATGGGAAGGTAGAGTCCTACAACACAGAGTTTCCGTCTCAGATCAGCTTAGGACAGGAGTTTACTGCTGGAGTAAAAACAGTTGTAGCAAGGCTGGTTTTACAAGTTTTTTccagagggagaaagaacaCAAGAACACATGCTCTGGTTTCATGTCTTATGCCCACTCTACTTTCTgctcctcccttcctctgctGTCTATGGTCCCATGGTGACCAGCCTCACTCACCCCTCCTTTTGGCTAGTCCACTGAATCGATGCCTGTCATCTGGTGTCACATGATTTCCATCCAGGAAACGCAACCTGGGAAGGCTGTCCAGGATGAAGCCGGGGTACGAAGGGGTCAGGGTGATAGGGTTGCCCTCTAGTGCCAGGGTCCTTAGCCTGGGCAGAGTGGAGAGGGAGTCCACCAAGGCCAGCTGCTCCACAAACCCAGACCAGCTCAAGTCCAGAGACACCAGCTCAGGCCTGAGTGGGGtaa
This genomic interval carries:
- the LOC118776152 gene encoding leucine-rich repeat-containing protein 43-like, which gives rise to MSSKTVSSAFEDLLRSLCLQDFPCGMGSWSKPRKKGREDWSWGYTEQDEGTGGSVLEEQEDLIELLTSPLSPWRQEESWSPQATALRQLSIRTPARLSDSFIHEYFRTLRIVDKGVSVIDDGLLRFTKLEELVLTANYISDLPSVHFPKSLRVLELYGNQVSSLNSLCRHSPPRLQHLGLGCNKLGSSADTKFLTASFWPELVSLDLSWSGFVEQLALVDSLSTLPRLRTLALEGNPITLTPSYPGFILDSLPRLRFLDGNHVTPDDRHRFSGLAKRRDAVADEAVVTVTAHRIRGIPDPSLTTDNSVAEFPVVTYSYLVTYEFLSPQPSGNKAANIHVYLLFRLVKFSACSRDIMFHSVNGIFVAQPWNFPYTTQLQHPLGIGSTSEKDLRILLLQTGGDPVPLTDLGVPVAIEENVDPTSLPRNSEEQYDTTQEVRKNCERERCDTAPSSGLPAGREDSGQFKDHACQVTANSTPKLPWAEVIECDHTRVHHVRDLAILKSFFLQGLHVTVEEEKVLSWPASVGENSGAKAATDKKAAAKESARPASNTVSNQRPKDKKKKKESQIDLVQEAPVRRTLGSAHVDLQNLVSAGDKVHWLCNFGVLLEQGSRATASQEKESSKKLKEDKKKDDKKVKPAGESTAMQRNTPSSKGKSRGKKESEAEGHTENFPNQMEPLTLEISIHLQKWQAASQAHRKQKI